In Fodinicurvata sediminis DSM 21159, a genomic segment contains:
- the gcvP gene encoding aminomethyl-transferring glycine dehydrogenase produces MTETRPTLKELEAADDFANRHIGPDEAESIAMLKTLGLSSLDELVEKTVPGKIRADLPDLPEARSEAQVLGKLRELAGRNQPLTSLIGQGYHDCILPPVIQRNLLENPGWYTAYTPYQAEIAQGRLEALINFQQMVIDLTGLDLANASMLDEATAAAEAMTLMRRMGKNKSPRCFVAEDMHPQTLAVLETRAKPLGIELDIGDPDSDFEASDYFGVILQYPNTYGSIGDHAKLAERCHEGGALVTVASDLLSLLKLTPPGEWGADIVVGSAQRFGVPMSYGGPHAAFFATRDTYKRAIPGRIVGVSTDSNGDPAFRLALQTREQHIRREKATSNICTAQVLLAVIAGFYAVWHGPLGLKRIADRVHRFTGILAQGLDKLGYEVVNDSWFDSLTVKAGPEILERAREAGINLRPVDEAHVGLSLDETTTRETLQTVLAVFAGKQDHGLDLLKLDEAAESGVPKALQRKSDYLTHPVFNSYHSETEMLRYLRRLREKDIALDRSMIPLGSCTMKLNAAAEMMAITWRGFAAMHPFAPTDQAQGYMELIENLEEWLARITGFDAVSLQPNAGSQGEYAGLLAIRAYHDSRGDDQRTVCLIPSSAHGTNPASAIMAGMDVVVVGCDEEGNIDLADLEKKASDKAESLAALMVTYPSTHGVFEEEIRRICEIIHENGGQVYMDGANLNAMVGLCQPGQFGPDVAHLNLHKTFCIPHGGGGPGVGPIGVRDHLAPFLPNHPVVKECGPEGGVGPVAAAPWGSAGILPITWAYLALMGPEGLKKASQTAILNANYMAKRLEGHYDVLYKGRNGLVAHECILDTRDFKDTAGISVDDIAKRLMDFGFHAPTMSWPVAGTLMAEPTESESRAELDRFCQAMITIRKEIAAIEKGEADKEDNPLRNAPHTAEAVLSEDWSHAYSRDQAAYPLNSLRDAKYWPPVGRIDNVAGDRNLVCTCPPLSAYQEAAE; encoded by the coding sequence ATGACAGAGACACGCCCGACGCTGAAAGAGCTGGAAGCCGCTGACGACTTCGCCAATCGGCATATCGGTCCTGATGAAGCCGAAAGCATCGCCATGCTGAAGACACTCGGGCTCTCGTCGCTCGATGAACTGGTCGAAAAGACGGTTCCTGGCAAGATCCGCGCCGACCTGCCGGACCTTCCCGAGGCGCGCAGCGAAGCCCAGGTGCTGGGCAAGCTGCGTGAACTGGCCGGCCGCAACCAGCCCCTGACCTCCCTGATCGGTCAGGGCTATCACGACTGCATCCTGCCGCCGGTCATCCAGCGCAACCTGCTGGAAAACCCCGGCTGGTACACGGCCTATACTCCCTATCAGGCCGAGATCGCCCAGGGGCGCCTGGAGGCCCTGATCAATTTCCAGCAGATGGTCATCGATCTGACCGGCCTGGACCTGGCCAATGCCTCCATGCTGGACGAGGCCACGGCGGCGGCGGAAGCCATGACGCTGATGCGCCGCATGGGCAAGAACAAGTCGCCGCGCTGCTTCGTGGCCGAGGACATGCATCCGCAGACCCTGGCCGTACTGGAAACGCGCGCGAAACCCCTGGGTATCGAGCTGGACATCGGCGACCCGGACAGCGACTTCGAGGCCTCTGATTATTTCGGGGTCATCCTGCAGTATCCCAACACCTACGGCAGCATCGGCGATCACGCCAAGCTGGCCGAACGCTGTCACGAGGGCGGCGCTCTGGTGACCGTGGCAAGCGACCTCTTGAGCCTGCTGAAGTTGACGCCTCCGGGCGAGTGGGGTGCGGACATCGTGGTGGGCAGTGCCCAGCGCTTCGGCGTGCCCATGTCCTATGGCGGCCCGCACGCAGCCTTCTTCGCCACGCGCGATACCTACAAGCGTGCGATCCCGGGGCGCATCGTGGGAGTTTCCACGGACAGCAACGGCGATCCGGCTTTCCGCCTGGCGCTGCAGACGCGCGAACAGCACATTCGCCGTGAGAAGGCGACCAGCAACATCTGCACGGCACAGGTGCTGCTGGCCGTGATCGCCGGTTTCTACGCCGTCTGGCACGGTCCATTGGGCCTGAAGCGGATCGCCGACCGCGTGCATCGCTTCACCGGCATCCTGGCCCAAGGGCTGGACAAGCTGGGCTACGAAGTGGTCAACGACAGCTGGTTCGACAGCCTGACGGTCAAGGCCGGCCCCGAGATTCTTGAGCGCGCCCGCGAGGCCGGGATCAATCTGCGTCCGGTCGACGAGGCTCATGTGGGGCTCTCGCTCGATGAAACGACGACGCGTGAGACGCTCCAGACGGTCCTGGCGGTTTTTGCCGGCAAGCAGGATCATGGCCTGGATCTGCTGAAGCTGGACGAGGCGGCGGAAAGCGGTGTTCCCAAGGCGTTGCAGCGCAAGAGCGACTACCTGACCCATCCGGTCTTCAACAGCTATCACTCCGAGACCGAGATGCTGCGCTACCTGCGGCGCCTGCGCGAGAAGGACATCGCACTGGACCGCTCGATGATCCCGCTGGGCTCCTGCACCATGAAGCTTAACGCGGCGGCCGAGATGATGGCCATTACCTGGCGCGGGTTCGCCGCCATGCACCCCTTTGCGCCGACCGACCAGGCCCAGGGCTACATGGAGCTGATCGAGAACCTTGAAGAGTGGCTGGCGCGTATCACCGGCTTTGATGCCGTGTCCCTGCAGCCCAATGCCGGCAGCCAGGGCGAATACGCCGGTCTGCTCGCCATCCGCGCCTATCACGACAGCCGCGGCGACGACCAGCGCACGGTCTGCCTGATCCCCAGCTCTGCCCACGGTACCAATCCGGCCAGCGCGATCATGGCCGGCATGGATGTGGTGGTCGTCGGCTGCGACGAGGAGGGCAACATCGACCTGGCCGATCTGGAGAAAAAGGCCAGCGACAAGGCCGAAAGCCTGGCCGCGCTGATGGTCACCTATCCCTCGACCCATGGTGTGTTCGAGGAGGAGATCCGCCGTATCTGCGAGATCATTCATGAGAACGGCGGCCAGGTCTACATGGACGGCGCCAACCTGAACGCCATGGTGGGTCTCTGCCAGCCGGGACAGTTCGGTCCGGACGTGGCGCACCTGAACCTGCACAAGACCTTCTGCATCCCGCATGGCGGGGGTGGTCCGGGTGTCGGTCCCATCGGGGTGCGCGATCACCTGGCACCCTTCCTGCCGAACCATCCGGTGGTCAAGGAATGCGGGCCGGAAGGCGGCGTGGGGCCCGTGGCCGCCGCCCCCTGGGGATCGGCCGGTATCCTGCCCATCACCTGGGCCTATCTGGCCTTGATGGGACCGGAAGGCCTGAAGAAGGCCAGCCAGACGGCGATCCTGAACGCCAACTACATGGCCAAGCGTCTGGAGGGGCACTACGACGTGCTCTACAAGGGGCGCAACGGCCTGGTGGCCCACGAATGCATTCTGGATACCCGTGACTTCAAGGATACGGCGGGCATCTCCGTGGACGATATTGCCAAGCGCCTGATGGACTTCGGCTTCCACGCGCCGACCATGTCCTGGCCGGTGGCCGGGACGCTGATGGCCGAGCCGACGGAATCGGAATCCCGCGCCGAACTGGATCGCTTCTGCCAGGCCATGATCACCATCCGCAAGGAGATCGCGGCCATCGAGAAGGGCGAGGCGGACAAGGAGGACAACCCCTTGCGCAATGCACCGCATACGGCCGAGGCGGTCCTGTCCGAAGACTGGAGCCACGCCTACAGCCGGGACCAGGCCGCCTATCCGCTGAACAGCCTGCGCGATGCCAAATACTGGCCGCCGGTGGGCCGTATCGACAACGTGGCCGGCGACCGCAACCTTGTCTGCACCTGTCCGCCGCTCAGTGCCTATCAGGAAGCTGCCGAGTAA
- a CDS encoding PAS domain-containing protein — MVYPHTIQPHRMIWKGSCKPQDLPETVAREMSEAQREVTGYWYSLKPAEGLPARSRFDPLEVWTRVASITLLQVLGDGEDIVFRLVGQDFADRAGSNLRGQRFTKVGNPDEVPQIQAALKDMLRDPRPVLHAGTLSTFDRGHVGYRRLAVGFAEQDGGPLAHILCCYAFES; from the coding sequence ATGGTCTACCCGCATACCATTCAGCCGCACCGCATGATCTGGAAAGGGTCCTGCAAGCCGCAGGACCTGCCGGAAACGGTTGCGCGCGAGATGAGCGAGGCGCAAAGGGAGGTTACGGGTTACTGGTACAGCCTGAAGCCGGCGGAAGGCCTGCCGGCACGCAGCCGTTTCGACCCGCTTGAAGTCTGGACACGGGTGGCCAGCATTACCCTGTTGCAGGTCCTGGGGGATGGAGAGGACATTGTCTTTCGTCTGGTCGGACAGGATTTCGCGGATCGGGCCGGCTCGAACCTGCGCGGGCAGCGCTTCACCAAGGTGGGCAACCCGGACGAGGTCCCGCAGATCCAGGCGGCGCTGAAGGACATGTTGCGCGATCCACGTCCGGTCCTGCACGCGGGAACGCTGTCCACCTTTGACCGAGGCCATGTGGGCTATCGACGTCTGGCCGTGGGCTTTGCCGAACAGGACGGCGGTCCTCTTGCCCATATCCTCTGTTGTTACGCTTTCGAGTCCTGA